In Candidatus Defluviibacterium haderslevense, the following are encoded in one genomic region:
- the ysxC gene encoding ribosome biogenesis GTP-binding protein YsxC, producing MVIHDVEFYGSFPKFDQVPKSAVPEFCFWGRSNVGKSSMINYLMNRKDLARISSMPGKTQQFNLFQVNNKSYNIMDLPGYGYAKVSKSIHEKWQGQINKYLVQRENLMNVFLLVDISVPPQVIDLEKIGYFGEHEIPFTILFTKSDKCKKMELQKNLDTYQKKLLETWDNLPPIILTSVEKTIGKEAIFEVLDICINQ from the coding sequence ATGGTCATACATGATGTCGAATTTTATGGATCATTTCCTAAGTTTGACCAAGTTCCAAAGTCAGCCGTTCCTGAATTTTGTTTTTGGGGGAGATCGAACGTAGGAAAAAGTTCTATGATCAATTACCTTATGAACCGTAAGGATTTAGCTAGAATATCATCCATGCCGGGTAAAACTCAGCAATTTAATTTGTTCCAGGTCAATAATAAAAGCTATAATATTATGGATTTGCCTGGGTACGGATATGCTAAAGTATCTAAATCCATTCATGAAAAGTGGCAAGGTCAAATAAATAAATATTTAGTTCAGCGAGAGAACTTAATGAATGTTTTTCTATTGGTAGATATTTCAGTACCGCCACAAGTGATTGATCTTGAGAAAATTGGATACTTCGGAGAACATGAAATTCCATTTACTATACTTTTTACTAAATCTGATAAATGTAAAAAAATGGAACTCCAAAAAAATCTAGACACCTATCAAAAAAAATTACTCGAGACCTGGGATAATTTACCACCAATAATCCTAACCAGCGTCGAAAAAACAATAGGGAAGGAGGCTATATTTGAAGTATTGGATATTTGTATAAATCAATAA